The following are from one region of the Geothermobacter hydrogeniphilus genome:
- a CDS encoding AEC family transporter, whose translation MSELFTVFLNVILPVFGIIALGYLLGNRLALQARTLTRVAYYVFVPAFIFQALSQSGIPLSAAAKLIGVAATTHLLAALVAGGLARLLGRSREMIAAFVMIASFGNVGNYGLAVIRFRLGEAALAPATIYFVAITIVAFVVCVSAAGWARGGGSGALKGLLRTPALWATIPGLAVANSHLTVPLVLSRMIGLLADAMIPVMLFALGLQLLEQKRVRLSPDVFAASAIRLLLAPALAALIALSFGLGQIDFAAGVLQAGMPTAVLVAIIARENDIVPDFVTSVVLVSTLASLATLTLTMVLL comes from the coding sequence ATGTCAGAACTCTTCACTGTTTTTCTCAACGTCATTCTGCCGGTTTTCGGCATTATCGCCCTGGGCTACCTGCTGGGAAACCGCCTCGCCCTGCAGGCCCGGACTCTGACCCGGGTCGCCTACTACGTCTTCGTCCCGGCCTTCATCTTCCAGGCTCTCAGCCAGTCCGGCATCCCCCTCTCCGCCGCGGCGAAACTGATCGGCGTCGCCGCGACCACCCACCTGCTCGCCGCGCTCGTCGCCGGCGGACTGGCCCGACTGCTGGGACGTTCCCGGGAAATGATCGCTGCGTTCGTGATGATCGCGTCCTTCGGCAATGTCGGCAATTATGGACTGGCGGTGATCCGCTTCCGGCTGGGCGAAGCGGCGCTGGCCCCGGCGACCATCTACTTTGTCGCCATCACCATCGTCGCCTTCGTGGTCTGTGTCAGTGCCGCCGGCTGGGCGCGCGGCGGGGGATCGGGGGCCCTGAAAGGACTGCTGAGAACCCCGGCGCTCTGGGCGACGATACCGGGCCTGGCGGTCGCCAACAGCCACCTGACCGTCCCGCTGGTCTTGTCGCGCATGATCGGCCTGCTGGCCGATGCCATGATTCCGGTGATGCTGTTCGCCCTCGGCCTGCAGCTGCTGGAGCAAAAGCGGGTCAGATTGTCGCCGGACGTGTTTGCCGCCTCCGCCATCCGCCTGCTGCTGGCCCCGGCCCTCGCCGCCCTGATCGCCCTGTCCTTCGGCCTGGGGCAGATCGACTTTGCCGCCGGCGTCCTCCAGGCCGGCATGCCGACCGCCGTCCTGGTGGCGATCATCGCCAGGGAAAACGATATCGTTCCCGATTTCGTCACCTCCGTGGTCCTGGTCTCGACCCTGGCCAGCCTGGCGACACTGACCCTGACCATGGTGCTGCTCTAA
- a CDS encoding YcxB family protein, translated as MSKPIILSFDLTRDLWRRFYEAHYGCDTSLKWRTLWGGCCIVIGSMGFGGFYHSPVIASLLLLTGFFGVLSKQLLVIKSLRGAGGHPFFGRELVVAITPEEIAVRSGNEGYRQPWDNFIGYRVLDPGLLLYHDRSSFFFIPASSMSAGDAKQVVAIVAAAGVEKL; from the coding sequence ATGTCCAAACCGATCATCCTCAGCTTTGATCTCACCCGCGATCTCTGGCGCCGGTTCTACGAAGCCCACTACGGCTGCGATACGTCCCTGAAGTGGCGTACCCTCTGGGGGGGCTGCTGCATTGTCATCGGCAGCATGGGGTTCGGTGGCTTTTACCACTCGCCGGTGATTGCCTCGCTGCTGCTTCTCACCGGTTTTTTCGGCGTGCTGTCGAAACAGTTGCTGGTCATCAAGTCCCTGCGCGGAGCCGGTGGTCATCCCTTCTTCGGCAGGGAGCTGGTCGTGGCGATCACGCCGGAGGAGATCGCGGTACGCAGCGGCAACGAGGGCTACCGCCAGCCCTGGGATAATTTTATCGGCTACCGCGTCCTTGATCCCGGCCTGCTTCTCTACCACGACCGCAGTTCCTTCTTCTTCATCCCCGCTTCCAGCATGTCGGCCGGCGACGCGAAGCAGGTTG
- a CDS encoding AMP nucleosidase has product MLDRHEITKNWLPRYTGMPLDGFGDYILLTNFRHYVVKFAEKFGCDIQGENRPMQSATNSNGLTIINFGIGSANAATIMDLLSAIQPKGALFLGKCGGLKKSTEIGHFILPNAAIRGEGTSNDYFPAEVPALPSFKLHKFVSEKILEHGHDYRTGVVYSTNRRIWEHDEAFLQKLKKTTSIGIDMETATIFIVGHYNVIARGALLLVSDVPLTPEGVKTEESDQQVTQRWADSHLQIGIDAMTEIGEKGEKIKHFLY; this is encoded by the coding sequence ATGCTCGATCGTCATGAGATCACCAAAAACTGGTTACCGCGTTACACCGGAATGCCGCTCGACGGCTTCGGTGACTACATCCTGCTCACCAACTTCCGACACTATGTCGTCAAGTTTGCGGAGAAGTTCGGTTGTGATATCCAGGGAGAAAACAGGCCGATGCAGTCGGCGACCAACAGCAACGGTCTGACCATCATCAACTTCGGCATCGGTTCAGCGAACGCCGCCACCATTATGGACCTGCTCAGTGCCATCCAGCCCAAAGGGGCACTGTTTCTCGGCAAATGCGGCGGATTGAAAAAATCGACCGAGATCGGCCACTTCATTCTGCCGAATGCGGCAATTCGCGGCGAGGGAACCAGCAACGATTACTTTCCGGCCGAAGTCCCGGCGTTGCCATCCTTTAAACTGCACAAGTTCGTTTCGGAGAAGATCCTCGAACATGGCCACGATTACCGCACCGGGGTGGTCTATTCGACCAATCGCCGCATCTGGGAACATGACGAGGCCTTTCTGCAGAAACTCAAGAAGACCACCAGCATCGGCATCGACATGGAAACCGCGACCATCTTCATCGTCGGCCACTACAACGTCATCGCCCGCGGCGCGCTGTTGCTGGTCTCAGACGTCCCCCTGACTCCCGAGGGAGTCAAAACCGAGGAATCGGACCAGCAAGTGACGCAACGCTGGGCCGACAGCCACCTGCAGATCGGTATTGATGCGATGACGGAGATTGGCGAAAAGGGGGAAAAGATCAAACATTTTCTTTATTGA
- a CDS encoding beta-ketoacyl-ACP synthase III, with the protein MKPLMISGTGLYTPPEAISNQELVTAYNRYVAIHNRQHAGQIAQGQMEPLPESSCEFIEKASGIKNRYVVNKSGILDPEIMCPRLPERSNEEPSLQCEMGVAAARQALQAAGKNAAEVGAVMVACSNLQRPYPAVAIEIQHQLGIEGFAVDMNMACSSATFAIQSACDAIARGQARAVLVINPEICTGHLNFRDRDSHFIFGDACTAILIEAAETCTAQNAFEILSTRLTTSFSNNIRNNFGFLNRATPETINSPDKLFIQQGRKVFKEVIPMVAGLIRDHLAANDIAPDQLRRLWLHQANLNMNLLISKKVLGREASAEEAPVILDRYANTSSAGSIIAFHLHHDGLAAGDLGVICSFGAGYSAGSVIVRKT; encoded by the coding sequence ATGAAACCTCTCATGATCAGCGGTACCGGGCTCTACACGCCGCCCGAGGCGATTTCCAACCAGGAACTGGTCACAGCCTACAACCGCTACGTTGCCATCCACAACCGGCAGCACGCCGGACAGATCGCGCAGGGACAGATGGAGCCGCTGCCGGAATCGAGCTGCGAGTTCATCGAAAAGGCCTCGGGAATCAAGAACCGTTACGTGGTCAACAAGAGCGGGATTCTCGATCCGGAAATCATGTGTCCGCGACTGCCCGAGCGGAGCAACGAGGAACCGTCGCTGCAATGCGAGATGGGCGTCGCCGCGGCCCGCCAGGCACTGCAGGCCGCCGGAAAAAATGCGGCAGAGGTTGGCGCGGTGATGGTCGCCTGCTCCAACCTGCAGCGCCCCTACCCGGCCGTCGCCATCGAAATCCAGCACCAGCTGGGCATCGAAGGTTTCGCCGTCGACATGAACATGGCCTGCTCCTCGGCCACCTTCGCCATCCAGAGCGCCTGCGACGCCATCGCCCGGGGACAGGCGCGCGCCGTACTGGTCATCAATCCGGAGATCTGCACCGGCCATCTCAACTTCCGCGACCGCGACAGCCATTTCATCTTCGGCGACGCCTGCACCGCGATCCTGATTGAGGCGGCTGAAACCTGCACCGCGCAGAATGCCTTCGAAATCCTTTCAACCCGGCTGACAACCTCTTTCTCCAACAACATCCGCAACAACTTCGGTTTTCTCAACCGGGCTACGCCGGAAACCATCAACAGCCCCGACAAACTCTTCATCCAGCAGGGCCGCAAGGTCTTCAAGGAAGTGATTCCGATGGTGGCCGGGCTGATCCGTGACCACCTGGCGGCCAATGATATTGCCCCGGACCAGCTCAGGCGTCTCTGGCTGCACCAGGCCAATCTCAACATGAACCTGCTGATCAGCAAGAAAGTACTCGGCCGCGAGGCCAGTGCCGAAGAGGCCCCGGTCATCCTCGACCGCTACGCCAACACCAGCTCGGCCGGCTCGATCATCGCCTTCCACCTGCACCATGACGGTCTTGCCGCAGGCGATCTCGGGGTGATCTGCTCCTTCGGCGCCGGCTATTCGGCCGGCAGCGTAATTGTGCGCAAAACCTGA